A window of Cyclopterus lumpus isolate fCycLum1 chromosome 10, fCycLum1.pri, whole genome shotgun sequence genomic DNA:
ACgactgggagaggagaggagaggagagttcaTTTACTCTTCATCAAATACCATGAAATGCCCAACATCAACATCGCATTAGTCTGTCTCTTAATACTTTACAATATTCCCCGCtttcatcatttaaattatctttttattatcACAAGGGTATGTGATTTTCTAAAAATACTGTATCTCAAACAGGAGTAAAACGTGTGTTTGCTGGGGACTATTTTTAGCCAAAGATTTGGTGTGGTTGTGAATAGTTTGATGTATGTGAGATTGACTCAAATCAATTATGGTAATAAAGGAAACTCTTCCTCCACTGCAACAGGGTGGCTcattgttgtttaaaaaaatgttgggaCAGCAATGGAGCTCTATAGCGCAGAACATATGACGGTATTCTGCTCAAAGCTGTGATTTATGAATGGACTCATGAATTAATTACAAGTATACAGATGCATTTGCTGCCTCGTGTTAGACTCACAATCAGTCAAACAAGTTACTCAAACAGGAAACGTCGAGTTTATTAGCTTAGAACATGTAAAACaattgtatgtatgtaaaaaCACTCAATCTCAATTATTCTGATTTCATCAGGATGTCTTCAATAAAGGAAATGCGTCACCTGACTGTGGCCGAGCGAGCTGAATGGCTGGACGACATGTTGTGGTTGGCCGACCTGTGAGGGATGGTGCCTACACAAAACACCAGAGCGATGCAGCGTTAATCTTTACCTCAGCAGATACAATGGCCCATAATGATTATAAATGCCAGAGATATTTCTGGGTCATTATCGGCTCATGTGTTTCTGCTCCCATCACTGCTGCAAGTCTCATTTGGAAAATCCTCCAGACACAAATTTGAGATGTTGCTAACCAACAGGGCAAAACACCGACCGCATGTCGGCAATCCTCTTTACGATTAATTACACGTGACATCCTCATCTTGTAATGACAATACATTTAACTGTCTGTGCCCAATAAACCTGCTACTGGTTAAATATTATGATTTCCTTCAATACGATCTGCACAATCCTTTTAACATCTAATTTATCTGCCACAATGGAGGTCAACATACATTAAGGAACTTAATAACACAATCAAAGAGAATGAGCTCAGTAGGTGTAATCCTAAACATAACAAGCGCCAACATCTGTATTGGTTTAATCCCTGTGGGTGGTCAACCGTGGAGTCCATAACCACCGAACTGGGTTGCGAGATGGTTCTGTCAGGTGATTATAGTGCAATTATGTCTGTCAAAGTGACATCTTGTTTATAAATATGCAACCTTAGATGCATACCTCTGGCAGACAGACTGTATTGTGTTGTATCCTAGGTAGCATAACATATGGGACTTTTCAAAGCCCTCATTGTGCAGCGCTCGTATTCAGATTTAAGTCAAACACCGGAACGTGAATCTAGTGGAATAATGTCTTATCGGATTAATCACTAAACCAGATCAAAGGATATGAGCTACATGTCTCCCTATAGTGAGTACAGACAAACAAAAGTTTCATGACAAGCAGAGCCAAGCACATACCCATTCGTCCATCTTGTGGAGGACTGATTAATGACAGTCTGGGGACCGTGTTAGGCTGAAAGACAACAAAACTGAACAGAATCATGACTTTTTAATTGCTTCTTTTATTCTTCATGCATCAAAGTCACGCAGTTAATGTGAAGATGCTGTAGAATCCTGACGGATCTCACACGGTACGTTACACAAACTGTATACCAGAAATTGAGGCTTACTGCAGGTGAAATAATGACACTTACTTTTCTGAACAGACTCCTTTCATCCATGTCCATGTTTTCAGTGCTGCAAGACATGAGAGCACACTTCATTAGTCCTGTTGGTTTCAGTTGGCTGAGCACTGCAGTGGAgcctcaacctttttttttttttttttaaacaagccaAATGACTGTGTAACGTTTCATTCCAAAGACAGATAATACTGACTTTTACTTTCTAAGAGAGTGCAAAAACAACTCCCCCACACACTTTACAGATCATTTGAAAAATACTCCTCGAGAATGAGATAATCCCATGCTTTTTATATCGATTTCTATGCCTTTCAGTAGTATTTGATTCAGGGAAATTGTGTGTTGAGTTTTCTCAGAAGCAGTTTTGAGGAAAGATTTATTTTAAGACTAGtattagatgtttttttatccAATATTGTATGTCATACTTGCTCATTTGTTTAAAACATCATGCACACTTGAGAACAACTGCAAAATGTCAAGATGTTGATTTTTTTAgttggattctttttttaattaaattcagcaactaaaatctaaatattttgaaaataattcctgttcaaatttattttaaataatcaatttaCTTTTTGAATGGAAACAGAATTGTGCCCGCGGGAATGGCGGCGATACTGTGAATGGGGTTAAAACATTTGTACTATTAAACTGGAGCAGACAATCAGTCCTGTGTTAACGGTGTCCTGGAAACCCAACAGGGAATCCCGACTAAACCCAAGCAAAGCTTAGCtttttcaggtgtgtgtgtgtagataacCGCAGGGCACGGCAAAGCTATACAGCAGCTAAAGCTAACATAAGACGAGGGGCCTGAGCTCAGGATATGGCTTGTTTGCACTGTGAAATACCTCCTacattttctccccctctctctttaggGTGAGAGGTAATGAAGTGCAGAGTAAAGAGAAACACGAGGTGAAGAGATGTTCAGAGATACGGTGTGAACAGGTAGGGAGGGCCGATACTCACATATTGATCATTGAGGAGTGTCTTGAGAGGGACATGGGGGAGTGATACGGGATCTGTACGACTGACACCGAACAAGAGAAACAACATTAACTACCACCAAGCTCTATTAATGAAGATTAGACATCAGTGGTCATACAGGGAATGTATGAAAATACGTGGATCTGTGATATGAGCCGGTGTCATGGTCAGTCGGTGGCCTGATTTTGTCTTACCGGTATTCATAAAAGAGATTTGTAAAAGAAGTCGTAGTCTTGATTGGTCTGCCTTAAAGTTTAAAGTGCCGTTTTGGAAATGTGATCTTTTTTATATAACtacacagtgttttttttcttcattacaGTCTTTGGCTGGAGTAATGCTGAAGTTATGACACAATTGACAACAGTGTGTTGAATATTGAATATGAtttgttctgtgtttctttggACTTGGACTCGACTCCAGGCCTGCTGTGAGTAGAGTACAATGTAATACTGTCAACAATCACCAGTACAATTGTGACACAAAATTATGAAATATTTCTTTACCTGATTTTTGTCCATGAAGATTGTAGGAACTGTGGCCCATCTGAGGCACCGATGAAACTTTGGCACTGAGTGGAACCggtaataaaaaaaggttaaacGGGTAAAGAGACGTAGCTGCTAATAACATGTCTTAAGCCAgacaaatgtataaataatcaGACTTTAGTTTGAGGTTTTTCTTCCAGTATTTCCACCTTTGAGTTGTGTTTTAGCGAATGTTTTAAAAAGACTTAGCTGCAGTGCTGATGTACATGTGCCAGAAGTGACACCTAGTGAGCAGAGAGGAATAACAGCCAGCTGGTTTTAAATAACTTTATAGGCTTAAGCTGCCAAACCATCTCAAATCATTACAGTTTTTAGCACCTCCAGAGATCATTTCATCTAATTTGATGGTGGAAAGATCGCCTACAGAATGGGAAATTAAAATCAAACATAAGCCAAATGCTTATTAGCAAACactttggaaaataaatgttcaggTTAGTCTAGTTTATGGAACAGTTAAAGACGGTTTATTACACAGAAAAGTGGCTGTTAAAGTAGGAAAACCTGACCGCTATGGATCAAATTTACAAGCATTAAAAATATAAGTATTGCCTACaaacattttgtatattttaagaGCTCTCAAATcttggaaaaacaaatgaatgacacACTTTAAGATGGGTTGCATCCCATTATGACAACGTATGCCTGAATATAATCATTAGTATCTCCTCTCTGCTGTACCTCTGATGCTGAAGAGAGTTCTCCAGCTGAGAGATGTAGGCGCTCTGTTCATTCAGCTTCCTTTTTAGAGGGatgcaaacaaaatgaataacaaAGGCACCCACATGATCAGAAATAAGTATGAAAACGTACTCTGAACTTGTGGTTTAACTTACTTTGCCATCTGCTGCATTTCTTGCTTCATCTTGACTAATACCTCTTCTAAATTCTCATTCTGCAATCGATAAAATGGTTGTTTATGCATTTGTACAGCAGGTATGACTACATTACACTGTGAGTAGTGTATATATCTATTTAGCAGGCACAAAATACGACTTTTAACATGGCTGGggggttaaaaataaaataaataggatGTCACACAATGAATCCGAGGGAATAATACAGAAAACCTCAGAAATACAGTGcgaccaaataaaaaaaaaagcaaatcctCAAAGACATATGCACAACAATAAACACCCATGGCAGCAATACAGATGTCTCTCACCCTTTGCTGGTAGTAAGTCAGCAGTCTCTTTTGATGTCTCGTCTGGAACATTATAACCTACGAAAAAGAAGGAAACAGCGAGTCTGGATAAGAACAGTAAACCAGCCTGTTTTCAATATTTCATGACGAGATTGAAAATGACCACACCTTGCTGATTTCCGTgatgtgttcggtcgccacagAGTTGATGTCGGAGAACAGAGCCTTCACCTCTGAACTGCTctgaaacaaagacatttcaCGTTGACTGTGATGGCGGCAGGTCATCAGGTGATAAAGTGTGACGTTGTCCCCACGCAATGAGAAGATAGATGCTTACTTTGTCAGACAGAGGCGATACTTGGCATTTGGCACTGCATATTAAACACTTGCCTGGTTTGCCTGAATGAAAAGTTGCAATTATCATCACGGggcaaaaatatacaaaatgcaTCACCTTTCTAGACTCACACTGAATATAGAGGACATGTAGACTGGAACAAGAAGGGATTATTAAAGTGCTTAGGCCCGAGACCCATAATGGATTAAGTTTAACCCCTGGGTTTGACTGTGGAAGCCATCCAGAGCTTATTAAAAAGTAAGCCAGGAGTGTGTACTTCAAGATTTCCAATGGTGTAATTTCATCAGGAACTGGATGAgagaccctcccccccccccccccccccctgctgtcaCACAGCGATGGACAAGAACAACATGAACCCCAGTGTGACCATAAACACTGTGGGTGTAAGAGTCATCAGCTCTGCAACATCACTCCACGTCCAACAGAGGTCCCTGTTTAATCACTCTTCGACCTGCCTTTCGGCAAACTGAAGCGAAGAAACAGGTACTGAACTATTAAAAAAGCAGCGATTTGTACCTTTCTGATAACAGACGCTGCAGACGACATGGCCACAGGTGGTGACCGCCAGCTTTCTGTCCGCGCTGGGGGACAGGAAGCAGGAGTTGCAGCAGACCCAGTAAGACATGTGAAGACCTGCAGGAAGATGGAGGGGGTTCGAGTCACGTGGAGCTTCCGTTAACTGGCTTCGCTGACTCGACGTCGCTAGCGGGGGTTAGTTTGTACATCTGTCGCCTTCAGTGAGCCGTTAAAACACGCGTCTGTGTTCATGCTAAGTTCAAGACACCTTCATAACTCGGCTCACCCcgtttttaaaacattatttttacaataaCGTCAAGCACCATGGAGGTTACGTTACCGTTGGTGTCCCGCTCCTGTCTAACGGCAAATAACGGTGCTGTGAGAGAAGAGTGACCGTTTAATCTAGTTAAAACTACATAACCTCACTAAACTAAAGGCGTTTGTCTGTTGACTAATTATCTGACTTAACTGTCGGTCTAGCTGGATTAATATTTCCTAAATATTTAGCTAACCTAACTTCAGCAGAACTTTACTCAGCCTGGCTACAGCTAAAGCTAAAATAGTGTCTAGCTAACcctagttaacgttagctcgtTTACATATGCGTAAACTAGCTAGCTACAACAGTAAGTTAAGTTATCTGCTCTCTGGTCGACAAAATCTTCTATTCTATTAAACTATATTACAACGTTGACGTGGAAGTTAGACAAAGATCTGAACAGGAGGTAAGTCATGCATACAATTTGCTGTTTAAATCAATTCATTAACTTaatttaagttacattttttattacttttattactgacgtgtttattttaaaagggACATAATCACAACACATTTcatcaaattacatttattatttccaCACTGTATCctctgtcggtgtgtgtgtcatgtttttatGAACAGTGTGCATATTTTGATATTATGGGAGCCAAACAGCGAAGCTATATTAAGGAGTATAAACACTTGTGTTGATATCGAAGCTAAACAAGATTGTAGTTAATTTAACTCCAGCCATGTAGTTTTAAGAGCAACAGAgttgaagaaaagaaggagaagaaagaaccCTTCAGAAACATTGTAGTATTTGGCTAACGTTAGATTTTTCAtattacacaaaaaaacatttttaaagcagtgttggtgtttgtttgatctgtctcaaatcatttaaatattattttagccACAGTCAGTTTTTAATCCTATATGctatattattttgtttaaatgcaGAGAGTATGCAGTCTACAGTAAACTGAGACATCTGTGGGCAGAACAGCTATAGGGTCATCTGAGAGCTGataggtcagaggtcatcatcatcatcatcatcatcatcatcagacaaGCTTCTTAGCGATGAAGAAGTCTTTGAGTCGTTTCATCTGCCAGAAACCAACAGACAGCAGAACAGAGGTCTGCACCACGGCCCACCAGAGCACTTTACTGTTGGTGTCCTCACTGATCTGACGAAacacctcctctttctcctgaatgatagatatatagatagatagataagatgagatagatagatagatagatagtagAGGTGGGGTTCAGAGAACAATTTCAGAAGAAACACTTACATTTATTGAAGATAGCATGTCAGATGGCCTATGATTTACCTTAATGCAGGCTGAAAGATAGTCCTCATTAGCACTATCAtggtgaatattaaaaaaaacttattttgtGGTGACGATTACTGTTAGCTAACTTTCTATCAGTTACGAATACTGTTGATTTTATAACAGCAGGTACCAGATTGCTTTTCTCTGAGCTCCTTCTTGTGCAATGGACTCACATGTACTGTCATATCGTGGGATTGCTATGTTTGCAGACAGGACAGTGAAATGCTGATTTACCCTCTGGTACTCCTGTTGACTGGTGATGTACATCATCTGATCTACAAGGTGTCTGAGGCTGTATTCCAAAATCTCCATGTGGTTTTTGGTCTTGTCAGTTTTGGGGTCAATCGAGTGCTCTCCCATCTGAACATCCAAATGTAGCTTCTGTGTAGCACGATGGGGGGGAATAATAAgtggttattaaaaaaaacaattctccGATTTGTTTTCACAGTAAACCACAGAGGTAACAGAGTGTGCGATATACACATGTAATAATGTGTTACTGTACGTGTCCCTCtgttttgattacattttctgtttgtgtctgtaggTCTCACCAGCCTCTCTTCAGAAAAGACAGCAAACCTCGTGGAGTTGGTTTGGAAGCAAAGGTAGTGCTGACCAGAGGTGTGAGCTGTGAAGGTGAATTTACTAAATTTACCGTAGCGTTTGGACATCAGAACCTAAAGAGCAGGGAAGACACTGTCAGGGCAACATTTCCTCATCTATGGCTCAACAAACTGAGGGTCGGTGAAGGGAAGATGGGTTTGTATATGAAAAGGATTCAGGTATAGCTGGTAGATTATCTCATGGATGTCGATTCATTGTTTGGCATTGCAAAAtcctcccccaaaaaatgttgtttgaaaTGAAACTGAAGAATTATTTTTCATACTGGGACCACATGAATGGGCAAAAAGCAGTGGGAGGAAGTTAATAAGCACATTTTCTCAATTACTGTACTAAAGTACACTTTAgggtatttttattttgtgctacTTCATACTTCTACTCAACAACACTTCAGACaataataatgtactttttactgcattaTTCGTATTCACATTTAAAGTACATGTATTTAATAACAGAAGAGTACAAGTTACTTTTCAGATCAAAACTTGTGATTTAACTGCCCAAaagtatatattgtattttaaattaacTCCAATTTAACCAGCATATTCATGCTATATGCATCAATAATAAGGATCCATTAATCTAATAATATTACACTGACAGGGCtgacttttgtacttttactgagatacattttttattttaatttctagAGTTTGGTATCACTaattttacttcagtaaatgaCTGACAAATAGCTTCACTGGAGTTCCAGAGtgataataacaaaaaaaagagaaaaaaatgctgTAAGTCTTCATTCAAACCGTGCAGTGCTGATCTTCAGTAACACTGAAATGCATTTCATCCTTGTCTGGGTTTTGTTTGAATGGAGAAACCAGTCGGCACATGTTTTATCgtaccatcacacacacatgtgttagTGTGCTAATAGCTTGATGAACTTCTCCTGTGAGTGCAGTACCTCATAGTTTGGGTCTCTGACTGTCACAGTGACGCCGAAGTGAGGAGAGTGGGAGAACGTCTTCAAATCCCAAGGCTCCAACAAGAAATGACCTGAAGGTGAAGCACAGTCTCACATGAGTGCATTCACATACACAGTCGTAGTCAACGTCGTTAGAAAAGGAAACATAAGTAATAAGGATTAGATCAAGCATAAAGAGGGAATagaaaaaatgcacttttataTAGGACTTTACTTTAAAATTCAGAATATTTACTGTGTACACACaatgtaatatttaatataatatatttcttgacATGAATAAATGTCAGCCAACAGAACAAACACTCTTATTGTTGGACATATTGTAGGAAACATTAAGTATTTTTGAGTACAATCAGCAGTGTGTACATTGAATGGAATACTCTTTACATTGTCATGACTTTTTGTTGTTATCACAAAGATGCTACATTATTACATAAATGGCTTTTGCACTTGCTGAAGTCAGGGACACACAAGCATGGAGGTACATTTGACATAAATGTGTTATTCAACAATCCCGTGGCCATCCACAATACAGTTTTCCAAATCTTACTCAACATTCATTACCTCTGTTGAGATTGTAAACGACACTCAGGAGGAATATTCCCTCTCCAGGACTCACCGGTGACCAGCATGTCTTCAGGAATCTCCTCGATGATGcacttttcctccttctctccgaGATCAAAATACATGGCTGCTGCCAACATCAGGTAACACTGGAGGAGGAAGCCAATGCCTCGCAAACTCATTTTCAGTTAACAATGTGCTATCCAATTACAATACATGTGACGGTGACCGAATGTTTGGCTTGTGGTCCAAGTTGACTTCTGCAAATTCTAACTCAAAATGTAGGTATTTTTCATCGACTATAGCCGAACAGACATGTCCAATAGCATAACGTGGACGGCTACGAGGGGAGCAGTTTGAGTGTGAGAAACTCACAGGTGCTGCTTTGTGTGACGAGACATTCTGGTCGTCTGGTGACTGGGTAAACTGGGAGCCAATAGCaaagctgaaaaaaaagatagtGATTGATTGGGACTGAATAGCTAAAGTTACAGATAATCCAAGTGTGCTGATAATACACCAGCATGGAAGTAGAAGTAGCATTGTGAGCCTTCAAATACATCCCTGGCACATAAAGTGTTTTCTATTGCCATTATAAAGAAAATATCCACCACTCAGGATAATAATGTGAGAGCGGCGTTACATTGGATTACACATGTTGATGTTTAGATTGCTAGGCTTGTTCAACACTGCAGTAGACTTACTTTCCACTGCATGGCCTGCTCAGCATTTACGATACTAAATGGAAAGGGATAGATGCTGAACTGTCCCCGAAGGCATAAATCACAAGCTACAACAAGATGCAAGAAGAGCAAGTAATATATCCGCTTTGGTTGTCCCTCCAGTGTGAGCATATGCACGAGCACACGATAGTGATTGATGGTTTATCTTGACAAATGCCCTTCTCATCTGGCCTACtgatatatttcacatttttggaagtactctttttgtaattttaaactttgtttttcaccttttaaccttttaagcaGTAAGGATTACCATTGTCACCGTTACTACAGTATGAGAGAGCGTTCAAATGTCTTTGGAGATTTTAATTCAAGCCTAGTTGCCATACACAAACCCTAAATGAGGTAACTTTCAGAGTAAACCCCCGCACACAGAATAAATCCTTCTCATTTTTAGCATCTGCAAAAGTGGTTATTCCTCAAAGTCAGCAAATAATCagttttccttctcctcccacacacacgtgGTGCAGAAAGTGTGAATACTAAGTCAACATGTTTAATATACTGTAACAGCTTTTGAAATAGTAAATTCAACTGCAATTAATTTATATGGCGTGTCCGTGGTACACATACTACTCTTATACTATCATTACTATTCTACAATTCACAGGGAACCAAATAGTGCTACCAATTATTTAGTTATTACAGTATTATTTTAAAGATTGTTCCTGTGGAAAGAGTTTTgatcttcttgttttttgtatATAACGAACATTATTGGGGGACACACACAGTACCACATTTTTCACTTTCTTCATGTATCCTGAGCATACCAAAACAAACTCCCTGAACCCCTTTTGGTATGGCAATAAAACCATGTTGTTTAGTATACATTACGTATTCTTCATCATATAGTACTACTGTATACTTGGCGCATGCTTCACACTTGGCTCCGTCCGGCTTAAGTTGATGAAACAATTGTTAAGGAAAGCCAGAAACTCGGTCTGCTCGTGATTTTCTTGATTCTCTGTCGCAGTAattttcctcttcctcgtcattCAAAACGGAAGGAGCTCCCTTTTGCACCAGATGTTTCTTTCTTATTGCCGTTCAATCTGTCAGCTGCAGTGCGCTGTCTGTGTTGCTTGGTGGGTAGGGGTGGGGGCAATGAGAAGcttttttctgaaaaaaagagGTCACCTTACGTGTAACTGCTGTCTGTTCTGGCTATTAAATGGGACTCCCACTTCATAGTGGGATGAGCGGCACTGTACGTCGCAGCATGAAGTACACTCTGTGAAATGTCAGGTCCTCCTGAGCTAAATCAACATTTGGTGAACTGTTTTAAATCGTTGGTGAGCACAATCATCAATTTTATGAGCGACACCTCATCAGGGGGAATCCTAGCCAACACTGGGGGCTCGACCCCCCGGGTCAGCCAGTTGAAATGATTTCTCTCTACATTTAATTTGATCCTGCAGCGCCAGTGTTAGGAGCCCAAATGTGTGGTTCAGATTTAGAGGTTAAACTAAAGAAGGATTTTAATCCAGGTGTTTTTACTCTTAGTTGTGATTGTGTTGTGTAGGCAATGAGTCTCCAACTGTACACACTATAAGATACACTTATCAATGAGGTCACAATATCTTAAGATATatttacactttattgatcatacagaaaaaaatacatacaacatttttgtgtataattttcttttttttccaaaaaaactACTATTATAACATAAAGGCCTACAAATTATTACATTGAGATTTGATATACTGTACACTACAGGTTCAAATCCtgtcaataaatatatttgttgacCACAAGGGCTCTGTGAATGTTATGTTTTGAATGCGGGGGAGGGCCGCACATAATTTCTATGTCTGACTCACTTTTTATCTAGCACAGCTGTACTTCTGCTCACTGAACAATTGAGGCATCATGTTTCCCCAAGTGCCATAGCTGACATTTGGATTTTCTGTAGTATTTCTTTGATAAAAAGGTTTCAGATTTCAAGTATTGTGTGtaagttttcttcttcttttaagtTGCTGGCACTTGTAATCCactgtgaaaaacaaatgtcagaAAGGTCCAATTATAACCAAATTGTAGTGTGAAATTAAAACAGCAATGTTTTATCCCCAGACAGTTTAGATAATCTGCCAAAACTAAATTGGTGTCTAATAGCCGCTGTGCCAAACTACACTTCTCTAGTGCTGTCAGATCTATCAATGTGACTTGAGGACGAGACCTTTTCTGCAGTTAAACAGTCAGACAATCAATCAGCCATTTCCACAGACAGCAGCTTGGCCAATGGAGGAAATATTGGCGTCCACTTCATCATACTTATGCCTCATGTGAATACACCGTGGACCTTTTCCTGTAGTTTCTCCGCCTTCgtcctttcctccctttcctggatttcctctctttcttgtctctcctctccttcctctctttcttctccctcctttcctgGCCTAGTCATAAACAGTTGTCTTGTAagcacttcctctcctcctccagcagggggcaagCTAATCCACTGTTAGCTGAGTGCATGATGACATAGCGTGTGCGGTGCTGCACGCCTGAGTCTCCACACTTGCTTTTGCACAAGCCCCAAGGAGACCACACTGACACTTCGCAGTCCAGAGGGGTATCTgcagagaaagggagggggggattaTAAACACATTGACATTTAGGCTTGATTTGTAGTTTTTGCAGCTCTTTTGCTCTTTATTAAAAAAGTGTAGAAATTAATCAAAGGGAAATGCAATAAATGGT
This region includes:
- the LOC117737230 gene encoding probable E3 SUMO-protein ligase RNF212, producing MSYWVCCNSCFLSPSADRKLAVTTCGHVVCSVCYQKGKPGKCLICSAKCQVSPLSDKSSSEVKALFSDINSVATEHITEISKVIMFQTRHQKRLLTYYQQRNENLEEVLVKMKQEMQQMAKKLNEQSAYISQLENSLQHQSAKVSSVPQMGHSSYNLHGQKSVVQIPYHSPMSLSRHSSMINITENMDMDERSLFRKPNTVPRLSLISPPQDGRMGTIPHRSANHNMSSSHSARSATVSRFQGSPMTQDISYGQSSGWKSPFFKPLSSFRHMSSLASPPPNQTHT
- the si:ch211-255i20.3 gene encoding transmembrane emp24 domain-containing protein 11; this translates as MSLRGIGFLLQCYLMLAAAMYFDLGEKEEKCIIEEIPEDMLVTGHFLLEPWDLKTFSHSPHFGVTVTVRDPNYEVLMSKRYGKFSKFTFTAHTSGQHYLCFQTNSTRFAVFSEERLKLHLDVQMGEHSIDPKTDKTKNHMEILEYSLRHLVDQMMYITSQQEYQREKEEVFRQISEDTNSKVLWWAVVQTSVLLSVGFWQMKRLKDFFIAKKLV